A stretch of the Cyprinus carpio isolate SPL01 chromosome B4, ASM1834038v1, whole genome shotgun sequence genome encodes the following:
- the si:ch1073-67j19.1 gene encoding uncharacterized protein si:ch1073-67j19.1 isoform X1 gives MKTSTLLCLCFLGFSYSLAVDDVYEYLWEKNKDIASKTIELDFLRQMENGSLQAERYVNFTIQDIGYLLKVTKMLKRMSVKVALPDDIKNFMKGRYSSYKSFTDLMLKQYFFKVEPPIQQTPAMKKYLSFYRNLMDNEDPLYFAVGLLPCSRLWVWLAENLNIPPTNAYYTWKMGNIGGHPEKHYKALLNKYLNAPEYVAKANAVFRTQMQNEHDFFLSS, from the exons ATGAAGACCTCGACCCTCCTGTGTCTTTGTTTCTTAGGTTTCAG TTACAGTCTGGCCGTGGATGATGTGTATGAATATCTGTGGGAGAAGAATAAAGACATCGCCAGTAAGACAATCGAGTTAGACTTCCTGAGGCAAATGGAGAACGGGAGCCTGCAGGCGGAGCGATACGTCAACTTCACCATACAAGACATTGGCTATCTACTGAAAGTCACCAAGATGTTGAAGAGAATGAGCGTGAAAGTAGCTCTGCCCGATGACATCAAGAACTTCATGAAAGGCAGATACTCGAGCTACAAAAGTTTTACAGACTTAATGCTCAAACAATACTTTTTCAAG GTTGAGCCTCCCATTCAGCAGACTCCTGCTATGAAGAAGTATCTTTCATTCTACAGAAACCTGATGGACAATGAAGATCCGCTGTACTTTGCTGTGGGTCTTCTGCCATGCTCCAGACTCTGGGTTTGGCTGGCAGAAAATCTCAACATTCCTCCAACCAATGCCTACTACACTTGGAAGATGGGGAATATAGGTGGCCATCCTGAGAAACACTACAAAGCTCTGCTGAATAAGTATCTCAACGCACCTGAGTATGTGGCAAAGGCTAATGCTGTATTCCGAACTCAGATGCAGAATGAGCACGATTTCTTCTTGTCATCTTGA
- the si:ch1073-67j19.1 gene encoding uncharacterized protein si:ch1073-67j19.1 isoform X2, with the protein MKTSTLLCLCFLGFSLAVDDVYEYLWEKNKDIASKTIELDFLRQMENGSLQAERYVNFTIQDIGYLLKVTKMLKRMSVKVALPDDIKNFMKGRYSSYKSFTDLMLKQYFFKVEPPIQQTPAMKKYLSFYRNLMDNEDPLYFAVGLLPCSRLWVWLAENLNIPPTNAYYTWKMGNIGGHPEKHYKALLNKYLNAPEYVAKANAVFRTQMQNEHDFFLSS; encoded by the exons ATGAAGACCTCGACCCTCCTGTGTCTTTGTTTCTTAGGTTTCAG TCTGGCCGTGGATGATGTGTATGAATATCTGTGGGAGAAGAATAAAGACATCGCCAGTAAGACAATCGAGTTAGACTTCCTGAGGCAAATGGAGAACGGGAGCCTGCAGGCGGAGCGATACGTCAACTTCACCATACAAGACATTGGCTATCTACTGAAAGTCACCAAGATGTTGAAGAGAATGAGCGTGAAAGTAGCTCTGCCCGATGACATCAAGAACTTCATGAAAGGCAGATACTCGAGCTACAAAAGTTTTACAGACTTAATGCTCAAACAATACTTTTTCAAG GTTGAGCCTCCCATTCAGCAGACTCCTGCTATGAAGAAGTATCTTTCATTCTACAGAAACCTGATGGACAATGAAGATCCGCTGTACTTTGCTGTGGGTCTTCTGCCATGCTCCAGACTCTGGGTTTGGCTGGCAGAAAATCTCAACATTCCTCCAACCAATGCCTACTACACTTGGAAGATGGGGAATATAGGTGGCCATCCTGAGAAACACTACAAAGCTCTGCTGAATAAGTATCTCAACGCACCTGAGTATGTGGCAAAGGCTAATGCTGTATTCCGAACTCAGATGCAGAATGAGCACGATTTCTTCTTGTCATCTTGA